In one Mucilaginibacter sp. PAMB04168 genomic region, the following are encoded:
- a CDS encoding sigma-70 family RNA polymerase sigma factor produces MQSKLSDIELIEQTLAGDQSAYAHLVKRHQRFVFTLAVRFTKTREDAEEVAQDSFIKAYRSLQNFAGNSKFSTWLYSIVYTTAMTFLRKKRLDTSSIDDETNHIQVENHSSGLENNMAENKSRSFYVNQAIEQLSADDAMIVTLFYKGEQSLEEIAVTLGIEPNNVKVKLFRARQRLKEKLERNLKHEVKELI; encoded by the coding sequence ATGCAAAGCAAGCTTTCAGATATAGAACTAATTGAACAAACCCTCGCGGGCGACCAATCGGCTTATGCGCACTTGGTTAAACGGCATCAGAGGTTTGTATTCACGCTGGCTGTGCGTTTTACCAAAACCCGCGAAGATGCCGAGGAGGTAGCACAGGATAGTTTCATTAAGGCTTATCGTTCATTGCAAAACTTCGCAGGTAACAGCAAGTTCAGTACGTGGCTATACAGTATTGTATATACCACGGCCATGACATTTTTGCGCAAGAAACGGTTGGATACTTCATCTATTGATGATGAAACCAATCATATACAGGTTGAGAACCACAGCAGCGGGTTAGAAAACAACATGGCCGAAAATAAATCACGGTCGTTTTATGTGAACCAGGCCATTGAACAGTTATCGGCTGATGACGCCATGATCGTCACCTTATTTTATAAAGGCGAGCAGTCATTAGAAGAAATTGCCGTAACTTTAGGCATTGAGCCTAACAATGTTAAAGTGAAACTATTTAGAGCACGCCAGCGTTTGAAAGAGAAGCTTGAGCGTAATTTAAAGCATGAAGTTAAGGAACTGATA
- a CDS encoding DUF6249 domain-containing protein — protein MEGAQLLVPILVPLGLFAMIFGIVYLQKREKMAMIERGMDPRRYKPQSAPFQNLKWGLLLIGAGLGLFLAYVLDATVFARMKDNEAVYFGLIAMFGGLGLFLSYRIEKKETIDKEAPAAYIHEKDVV, from the coding sequence ATGGAAGGCGCACAATTATTAGTACCCATCTTAGTACCACTTGGCTTATTTGCTATGATCTTTGGAATTGTATACTTACAGAAACGTGAAAAAATGGCCATGATTGAGCGTGGTATGGATCCACGCCGGTATAAACCACAATCGGCTCCGTTTCAGAACCTTAAATGGGGTTTACTGCTTATAGGTGCAGGTTTGGGTTTGTTTTTAGCTTATGTACTGGATGCAACGGTTTTTGCCCGCATGAAAGATAACGAAGCCGTTTACTTTGGTTTGATAGCCATGTTTGGCGGCCTGGGCCTTTTCTTATCTTATCGTATCGAAAAGAAAGAAACCATTGATAAAGAAGCCCCAGCTGCTTATATTCACGAGAAAGACGTGGTATAA
- a CDS encoding DinB family protein — protein MIIKPEPGEYAPFYAGYVEKAIAHSDVLQTLTQLKESTYQFFTALPAEKENYAYAAGKWTIKQLLSHMIDAERVFAYRILCFSRQDQNPLPGFDENDYVEKALLHTRTLANLAAEFRALREANLFLFRSVTDKQLLYNGTASGQTVSVRALLYITAGHELHHLDIIKQRYL, from the coding sequence ATGATAATTAAGCCTGAGCCTGGCGAGTACGCGCCGTTTTATGCCGGCTATGTAGAGAAGGCTATAGCGCACAGCGATGTTCTGCAAACGCTTACGCAATTAAAGGAAAGTACCTATCAGTTTTTTACAGCGCTGCCTGCCGAAAAGGAAAACTACGCTTATGCAGCAGGCAAGTGGACCATTAAACAACTGTTGAGCCATATGATTGATGCAGAGCGGGTATTCGCTTATCGTATTCTATGCTTCTCGCGACAGGATCAGAATCCTTTGCCAGGTTTTGATGAGAATGATTATGTAGAAAAGGCATTGTTACATACGAGAACGTTGGCCAACTTAGCTGCCGAGTTTAGGGCGTTAAGAGAAGCCAATTTGTTTCTATTCAGGTCTGTTACGGATAAACAACTATTATACAACGGTACGGCCAGTGGTCAAACGGTTTCAGTTAGAGCGCTGCTATACATTACCGCCGGCCACGAGTTGCACCACCTGGACATCATTAAACAACGTTACCTGTAA
- a CDS encoding HAMP domain-containing sensor histidine kinase — MSNPYQRKKRWKYLLLFFAVIIAGSSLLYTKYLVKNIAKSERTRAQVWAQTMKQVFSTVDEDQLNYVFLVRDSLTVPALITDEKGDFKFQRGLDSTKTFIEMPPEPGVDKKKQPVYDPAYFENELATMKSQHEPIKINVPGFNNSYWLVYYKDSPLLTQLRVFPYIQLTIIAIFLMVAYSAFSSSRKSEQNQVWVGLAKETAHQLGTPISSLLAWIELLKDKFDAEDDTLINEMANDVKRLEVVADRFSKIGSKPVLEPHSVYEVVKDFVDYFKVRVSDKISFELNGDRYLKAGINVPLFDWVIENLLKNAVNAIQAPGSIKIDVMASKTRSHIYIDVTDTGKGIPRSKFVTVFRPGYTTRKRGWGLGLSLTKRMVENYHNGQIFVKDSELGKGTTFRIVLKNIEDDN; from the coding sequence ATGAGCAACCCCTACCAACGCAAAAAACGCTGGAAATACCTTTTACTTTTTTTTGCCGTAATTATAGCCGGCAGTTCGTTGCTGTACACCAAGTATCTGGTTAAAAACATAGCCAAGTCTGAACGTACCCGTGCTCAAGTGTGGGCACAAACCATGAAACAGGTTTTTTCTACAGTAGATGAAGATCAGCTCAATTACGTTTTTCTGGTGCGTGACAGCCTAACCGTACCTGCTCTGATAACCGATGAAAAAGGCGACTTTAAATTTCAGCGTGGTTTAGACTCAACCAAAACCTTCATAGAGATGCCGCCTGAGCCCGGTGTGGATAAAAAGAAACAGCCCGTATATGACCCAGCCTATTTTGAAAATGAGCTGGCTACAATGAAATCGCAACACGAGCCTATTAAAATTAACGTACCGGGCTTCAATAACAGTTATTGGCTGGTATATTATAAAGACTCTCCTTTATTAACCCAGCTACGGGTATTCCCTTATATACAGCTCACCATTATCGCTATATTTTTAATGGTGGCTTACTCTGCCTTCAGTTCATCGCGCAAGTCTGAACAGAACCAGGTTTGGGTAGGTTTGGCAAAAGAAACGGCTCATCAGTTGGGAACGCCCATCTCATCATTGCTGGCATGGATAGAGTTGTTAAAAGACAAATTTGATGCAGAAGATGATACGTTGATAAACGAAATGGCCAATGATGTAAAACGGCTGGAAGTAGTAGCAGATCGTTTTTCTAAAATTGGCTCAAAACCGGTGCTTGAGCCCCATTCCGTTTACGAGGTGGTAAAAGATTTTGTGGATTACTTTAAAGTTCGCGTGTCTGACAAGATCAGCTTTGAGCTTAACGGCGATCGCTACCTTAAAGCCGGCATTAACGTGCCGCTGTTTGATTGGGTGATTGAAAACCTGTTAAAAAATGCAGTAAATGCTATACAAGCCCCCGGCAGCATTAAGATAGATGTTATGGCCAGCAAAACACGAAGCCATATTTATATTGACGTAACCGATACGGGCAAAGGTATACCCCGTTCAAAATTTGTTACCGTTTTTAGGCCGGGCTACACTACACGTAAACGTGGCTGGGGCCTGGGACTTTCGCTCACCAAGCGCATGGTAGAAAATTACCATAACGGGCAAATTTTTGTTAAAGATTCTGAACTGGGCAAAGGCACTACTTTCAGAATTGTACTTAAAAATATAGAAGATGATAATTAA